One Mycolicibacterium sp. ND9-15 genomic window, GCGCAATGAGCCCGGACGGCCGGTCGACGTGTCGATGGAACTGGCGTGGGCCACGGCGGGCGCGCCGTACCTGTACCGGATCACCCCCCGCTACGAGATTCCGTGCACGGTGTCGGGCACCGTCACCGTCGACGGGCATGAGTTCACGTTCACCGATGTGCCCGGCCAGCGTGACCATTCCTGGGGGGTGCGCGACTGGTGGGCGATGGACTGGGTGTGGAGCGCGTTGCACCTGGACGACGGCACCCACCTGCACGGAGTGGATATCCGCATACCCGGCGCACCGCCGCTCGGTATCGGTTATGTGCAGTCGCCCGGCGAACCGCTGATCGAGCTGCAGGCCGTCACGGCACGAGAGGCATTCGCAGACAATGGTTTACCGGTGCGGACGACGTTGACCATGGCCCCCGGTGACATCACCGCGACGGCTGAGGTACGGGGCCACGCGCCGGTCCTGTTGACGTCATCCGACGGCAGGGTCAGTCACTTCCCGCGCGCTTGGGCGACCGTGACGACGGCCGACGGTCGCAAGGGCGTGGGCTGGTTGGAGTGGAACCGCAACCAACCGTAGTCTTTTGCGCGAGCGTGCGTGTCCCCGCGCTGCGCGGTGGGCCCAGCGCACGACACGCCGCGCAATTACAGCGCGTCGCGCACGCTCGCAGCGCACTGAGCGTGCGTCACCGCGGTGCGTACATGATCAGCCCGACGCCGGTAAGACAAATCAGTGCGCCCGTGACGTCCCAGCGGTCCGGCCGGAAGCCGTCGGCAACCATGCCCCAGGCGAGTGACCCGGCGATGAAGCCCCCGCCGTACGCCGCCAACACCCGGCCGAAATGGGCGTCGGGCTGGAACGCGGCGACGAAACCGTAAGCGCCGAGCGCCATCGCGCCCGCACCGATCCACCACCAACCGCGGTGCTCGCGCACGCCTTGCCACACCAGCCACGCGCCGCCGATCTCGAGCACCGCCGCGAGGACGAACAGCATCACCGACTTGAGCACCATCACGACACCCAGCGTGCCGCGAGCGTGCGCAAAATGCTGTCAGACCGCGGCGTGTCGTGAACAGACGCGCACGCTCGCGCAAGGAAACCTAAGTGAGGTGGGCGCTGTCGTCGTCGAGGTCGTTGCGGCTCAGGCCCATCGGCGTCGCGGCCGGCAGGTCGCCGCCGGCGACCACCTTGCGGGCGATCGGGGTCAGTGCGCGAAACAGAGCCTCGACCTCGTGATCGTCCAACGCGTCGAGGACAGGCAGCGCGAGCGTGTCGGTACCGTCCTCGATCTGCTGCTTGAGTTCGCGGCCGGCGTCGGTGAGACCGTCACCCTCGAGCAGGCCGCGACCGACAAGCCGGTCCCGGTACGTTCGCCACTGTTCGTCATCGTAGTCGCGGCTGCGCATGATCATCTCCCTGCGCACCCGGCCCGCCGCGGCGTGCAGGACGTTGCTCTCGCGCCCCGATATCCCGTGCCCGACGAGCAACGTGACATGGCTGTCGCCGCGCTGTTCGCGCAGCAGAGTGGTGGCGTGCCACAGTTTGGCCAGCGGTTCGTCCGGCCACGGCAGTGCAGCGTTGGCCGCGAACAAGACGCGGCCCTCCATCGCGGCGGTGCGGGCGGCCTTGGCGAGCAAGTCCGCTGCGATCGCCACGTCATCGCCGTGCCCGACGCCGTACCGCTCGAGCGCGGCCACCGCGGATTCCAGTCGAGCGCGCAGTGAGTCGGCCGGGGGAGCGACATCCCATGCCGCGGGCAGGGCCTTCGCGACGCGCTGCGGCGCGAAGTTGTAGAACGCGGCCGTCACCACTTCGGCTGGCACCGCACCGAGCGGTGCCGATCTGGCGGCGAAGTACCCCATCCAAAAGCCCTTGTAGCCAAGGCCGTCGAGCGCCGCACGAGCCTCAGGGGCGAAGTAGGTGACGGCGTGCACGGGTTCGATTCGATCGAAGAGTCGGCGCGCCAGCACAGGTTGCCTGTCCACGCCGGCAGTTAACCATTTGTCTCGACGCCCGGTTGCCGCGGTCCTGCCGCACCGAGACGTCTAGCTCTGCTCTGCAGACTCCTCGGAAAGAGCCGAACTCGCCTCGTCGATGATCGCGCGCATCGCCTGCTCGGCAGCGGCTTCGTCGCGCATCCTGATCGCCCGCGCGACCTCGTCGTGCAGATCGATCGCCGCTGGGTTCGGCGTCGCGGGCATGATGCCGTGGTGGGTTCGGCCGGTGAGCAACTCGGCGACCACGCCGTCGAGCGCACGGAACATCTCGTTGCCGCTGGCCTCGAGCAGGGTCCGGTGGAACAGCTTGTCGGCCTCCAGATACGCCTCGAGATCACCGGCGCGTCCGTGCATCACCATGTCGGAGACGGTGGCCGCCATGATGCGGCATTGATCCGGATCGGCTCGCCGCGCGGCCAGAGCCGCTGCCGCGGGTTCGAAGCCCCGGCGCAGCTCGGAGAGCGACACAAGTTGGGCGGCACGATCACCGGCGCTCAACCGCCAGCGAATCAGCCTGGGGTCGAACACATTCCACTTGTCTGCCGATTGAACAGTGATGCCGACCCGGCGCCGAGACTCCACCATGCCCATCGACTCGAGAACCCGGATCACCTCGCGCACGACGCTGCGTGACAACGCATGCCGCGCGCTCAGCCCGTCGAGGGTCAGCACTTGGCCGGCCGGGTGCTCGCCGGAGACGATCGCCGTGCCCAATGCGGTGAGCAAGCTGTCGTGCAACGCGCCGACGACTGGTTCAGACGCCACAAATATATCTTTTCATATGTCTGCTGTAGTAGATAACGACATATTAATCTACGATGACTCGGGAATAGTATGTTTTACCGCAGTGCTGTGTGATGTCAAACACAACCGGGTAGGTGGATGAAATGCCGTCACCGATCGTCGTCATGGGTGTCTCGGGCTCCGGCAAATCGACCGTCGGCGCCGCGCTTGCGCAACACCTGCGCGTCCCGTTCGCCGACGCGGACGATTTCCATCCGCAGGCCAACATCGCGAAGATGACCGCCGGTGAGGCGCTCGATGACGACGACCGCTATCCGTGGTTGGAAGCGATCGGCGAATGGTTGGGCGAGCACTGCGCGACGGGCGGGGTGATGAGTTGTTCGGCGCTCAAGCGCAAGTACCGAGATCAACTGCGTCGGCACTGTCCCGATGTAGGACTACTGCACCTGGTCGGCACGCCCGAGGTCATCGGCAAGCGGCAGGCCAGCCGCCCCGGCCATTTCATGCCCGCTTCACTGTTGGCCTCTCAATTCGACACGCTCGAACCGCTGGAGCCCGACGAACACGGCGTCGACATCGATGTCGACCAGAGCATCGACGCCATCGTCGATAGTTACGTTTTCTCAACCGCTGTGCGCCCGACCGAACAGGAGAACCGATGAACGCGGCGATCACCGTGCTGGCGGCCGACACCGAGCTGCCTGAACCGGTCGCGTCGGGATGGCAGTTGATCGCCGCGGCGCTGGCCGGTATCGCGCTCATCGTCGTGCTCATCACGGTCGCCAAACTCAACCCTTTTCTGGCGTTGATATTCGGCGCATTGGCCGTCGGTGTGGTTGCCGGCGTGAACATCGGCGATGTGCTCGAGTCTTTCGGCGACGGCTTCGGTACGACCGCAGCCGGTGTCGGCATCCTGATTGCGCTGGGTGCGATGTTCGCCAAGCTCCTGGCCGACTCCGGTGGGGCCGACGAGATCGTCGACACCATCGTCGGACGCGCCTCGCTCCGGGCTCTGCCATGGGCAATGGCGTTGGTTGGCTCGATCATTGGGCTACCGATGTTCTTCGAGATCGGTGTGGTGCTGCTGATGCCGGTCATCTACCTGGTGGCCAAGCGGTCAGGCCAATCGCTGATCACCATCGGGATACCGGCGCTGGCAGGGCTTTCCGCGATGCACGGGATGGTGCCCCCACATCCGGGTCCGTTGACCGCGATCGACCTGCTGGACGCGGACCTGGGCATCACCCTGGCGCTGGGGGTTGTCGTTGCGATTCCGACCGTCATCGTGGCGGGACCGTTGTTCGGGAAGCTCGCGGGCCGTTGGGTTGTCATCGACATCCCCGACCGGTTCGAGGCCGACGACTTCGGCGGCAACGGCGGCAGCGGTGCGCGAACCGCCCAAGCGCGAACCGCGCAAGCGCAAACCGCGCAGGGCGGCACCGCGACGCAGGCCGCGACGCGTGTCCGGCCCAAGTTCGGCATCACCTTGTTCTCCGTGCTGTTGCCCGTCGGGCTGATGATGGGCAAGGCCCTCGCCGACATCTTCATCGACGATGAAAACAGTCTGGTGCGACAGGCTTTCGACATCCTCGGTCGCCCGCTGATGGCGCTGCTCATTGCCGTCATCGTGGGCGTCTTCACCCTCGGCCGCGGCGCCGCGATGACCCGCGATCAGATCGCCAAGTGCATCGAGTCGTCACTGCCCCCGGTCGCGGGCATCATCTTGATCGTCGCGGCGGGCGGCGGTTTCAAGCAGGTGCTGGTCGACACCGGGATCGGTACACAACTGGCCGAATGGGCCAAGGGCGCCAACGTCTCGGTGATCCTGTTGGCCTGGGTGCTGGCTGTGTTGATCCGGCTTGCAACGGGTTCGGCGACGGTGGCCACGATCACCGCATCCTCGCTGATGCTCGGATTGGTCGAGGGCATGAGCGCGGGACAGGTGT contains:
- a CDS encoding FadR/GntR family transcriptional regulator, encoding MASEPVVGALHDSLLTALGTAIVSGEHPAGQVLTLDGLSARHALSRSVVREVIRVLESMGMVESRRRVGITVQSADKWNVFDPRLIRWRLSAGDRAAQLVSLSELRRGFEPAAAALAARRADPDQCRIMAATVSDMVMHGRAGDLEAYLEADKLFHRTLLEASGNEMFRALDGVVAELLTGRTHHGIMPATPNPAAIDLHDEVARAIRMRDEAAAEQAMRAIIDEASSALSEESAEQS
- a CDS encoding GntP family permease — protein: MNAAITVLAADTELPEPVASGWQLIAAALAGIALIVVLITVAKLNPFLALIFGALAVGVVAGVNIGDVLESFGDGFGTTAAGVGILIALGAMFAKLLADSGGADEIVDTIVGRASLRALPWAMALVGSIIGLPMFFEIGVVLLMPVIYLVAKRSGQSLITIGIPALAGLSAMHGMVPPHPGPLTAIDLLDADLGITLALGVVVAIPTVIVAGPLFGKLAGRWVVIDIPDRFEADDFGGNGGSGARTAQARTAQAQTAQGGTATQAATRVRPKFGITLFSVLLPVGLMMGKALADIFIDDENSLVRQAFDILGRPLMALLIAVIVGVFTLGRGAAMTRDQIAKCIESSLPPVAGIILIVAAGGGFKQVLVDTGIGTQLAEWAKGANVSVILLAWVLAVLIRLATGSATVATITASSLMLGLVEGMSAGQVSLVVLAVGAGSLFFSHVNDAGFWLIKEFFGMTVGQTIKSWSIMETVLSVVGLILVLLLGLVI
- a CDS encoding SCO6745 family protein, which gives rise to MDRQPVLARRLFDRIEPVHAVTYFAPEARAALDGLGYKGFWMGYFAARSAPLGAVPAEVVTAAFYNFAPQRVAKALPAAWDVAPPADSLRARLESAVAALERYGVGHGDDVAIAADLLAKAARTAAMEGRVLFAANAALPWPDEPLAKLWHATTLLREQRGDSHVTLLVGHGISGRESNVLHAAAGRVRREMIMRSRDYDDEQWRTYRDRLVGRGLLEGDGLTDAGRELKQQIEDGTDTLALPVLDALDDHEVEALFRALTPIARKVVAGGDLPAATPMGLSRNDLDDDSAHLT
- a CDS encoding gluconokinase, whose translation is MPSPIVVMGVSGSGKSTVGAALAQHLRVPFADADDFHPQANIAKMTAGEALDDDDRYPWLEAIGEWLGEHCATGGVMSCSALKRKYRDQLRRHCPDVGLLHLVGTPEVIGKRQASRPGHFMPASLLASQFDTLEPLEPDEHGVDIDVDQSIDAIVDSYVFSTAVRPTEQENR
- a CDS encoding YnfA family protein; the encoded protein is MVLKSVMLFVLAAVLEIGGAWLVWQGVREHRGWWWIGAGAMALGAYGFVAAFQPDAHFGRVLAAYGGGFIAGSLAWGMVADGFRPDRWDVTGALICLTGVGLIMYAPR